The following nucleotide sequence is from Gymnodinialimonas phycosphaerae.
GTGCCCTCGCATGCCTTGGTATGCAGCTTCTCCTTCAAGCCAGAACATTCGCTTCAAGGGAGGAGAAAGCCGATGATTCCAGCGGCATTTGACTATTATCGCCCCAAGGACATGGACGGCGTGCTGTCTATTCTTGAAGAACACGGAGACGATGCGCGCGTCATGGCGGGGGGGCACAGCCTGATCCCGATGATGAAGTTGCGCATGGCCGACGTGCCGCATCTGATCGATCTTCAGGATGTGGGCGGCATGTCCGATATCGAGATCGGCGGCGACGCGATTTCGATCGGCGCCATGGTCACCCAGGCGGACATCATCGACCACGGCCCCCTGGCCGAGGCGGCGCCGATCCTGCGTGAGGCGGCCTTGCAGATCGCCGATCCCCAGGTGCGCTACATGGGCACCGTCGGCGGCAATGTCGCCAATGGCGACCCCGGCAACGACATGCCCGGCCTGATGCAGTGCCTGGATGCGGTGTTCACCGTCGTCGGGCGCGGTGGTCCCCGCGATATCCCGGCTCGGGACTTCTACGAGGCGGCCTACATGACCGCCCGCGAGGACGACGAAGTTCTGACCAAGGTCACGCTTCCGATGCCAAGGGGCGGCTACGCCTACGAGAAGCAGAAGCGCAAGATTGGTGATTATGCCACTGCCGCCGCCGCCGTGCAGATCGTCAAGGAAGGTGACACCTGCGCCTCGGCAGCGATCGCGATGACCAACCTCAGCGACACGCCGATCTATTCCGAAGCGGCCGGTGCTGCGCTGGTCGGCACCTCGCTGGACGATGCAGCCCTCAAGGCGGCTCTGGCAGCGATGTTGGGCGACATCGACCCGACCGAGGACAACCGCGGCCCCGTCGCATTCAAGAACCATGTGGCGGGCGTCATTCTGCGCCGCGCCATCGAGCGCGCCTGGTCGCGGGCGTAAGGGAGGAAAGCAGATGCCAAAAAAGATGCACATCACGTTGAAGGTGAACGGCAAAGAGGAAGAGTTCCTGGCCGAGCCGCGCGAACTGTTGATCTACACCCTGCGCGAGCGGCTCAACATCACCGGGCCGCACATTGGCTGCGAGACGTCCCATTGCGGGGCCTGCACGGTCACGATCGACGGCAAGTCGGTGAAGTCCTGCACCATGTTCGCCGTCCAGGCCGAAGGGGCCGAGATCACGACGATCGAAGGGATCGGGGGGCCGGACGATCTGCATCCCTTGCAGACCGCTTTCAAGGAACACCATGGCCTGCAATGCGGCTACTGCACGCCGGGCATGATCACGCGGGCCACCAAGTTGTTGGAGGAAATCCCCAACCCCACGGAAGAGGAAATCCGCTTCGGGATGGCCGGCAACCTCTGCCGCTGCACCGGCTACCAGAACATCGTGAAAAGCATTCAGGCCGCCGCGGCTGAAATGTCAGCTGCAAAGGAGGCTGCGGAATGAAGGACGAAGTTTCACGCGAGGATCGTATTGATAACCTCAAAGGCATGGGCTGCTCGCGCAAGCGCGTCGAAGACGCCCGTTTCACCCAAGGCAAAGGCAAATATGTCGATGACATCAAGCTGGACGGGATGCTGTTTGGCGATTTCGTCCGCTCGCCCTATGCCCACGCCCGGATCAAGAACATCGATATCTCTGCCGCCATGGAAGTCCCCGGCGTCCTCGCCGTTC
It contains:
- a CDS encoding FAD binding domain-containing protein yields the protein MIPAAFDYYRPKDMDGVLSILEEHGDDARVMAGGHSLIPMMKLRMADVPHLIDLQDVGGMSDIEIGGDAISIGAMVTQADIIDHGPLAEAAPILREAALQIADPQVRYMGTVGGNVANGDPGNDMPGLMQCLDAVFTVVGRGGPRDIPARDFYEAAYMTAREDDEVLTKVTLPMPRGGYAYEKQKRKIGDYATAAAAVQIVKEGDTCASAAIAMTNLSDTPIYSEAAGAALVGTSLDDAALKAALAAMLGDIDPTEDNRGPVAFKNHVAGVILRRAIERAWSRA
- a CDS encoding (2Fe-2S)-binding protein, which encodes MPKKMHITLKVNGKEEEFLAEPRELLIYTLRERLNITGPHIGCETSHCGACTVTIDGKSVKSCTMFAVQAEGAEITTIEGIGGPDDLHPLQTAFKEHHGLQCGYCTPGMITRATKLLEEIPNPTEEEIRFGMAGNLCRCTGYQNIVKSIQAAAAEMSAAKEAAE